In one Nitrososphaerota archaeon genomic region, the following are encoded:
- a CDS encoding ATP-binding protein codes for MKFIGRIADGSTETSARVILLKNLEREITAENLVLIKNGGDEKPSNQLLGVLRGGLGKNEFLSHTSYRPDVAYMKYGGEPSGAREVFSFLIKPIGAITENGIEPNLSIIQPRSPVYLLEEKDNPFQLMVKGEDIIWTDAYIEGHESWKVPIKKFFIPYHVGVYGSTGSGKSWFTRYILIPLYIKSGYKVLVLDWSGTDYAPYYQNSDNAEVIKITDIALDEESILSYFDDKTNGFGRNENVKDGFDSFIEGWIEKIKNAIEISKKEGGDPAEILYKQLKKQVNETISSMRREDWKSSAERANKRVFRRFKPQDLKPIMGTISIEEVIKKFENKNLIIIDMGGILTEAKLGFFLSLSRYLYGLMEIGKNLMISLIMDEAPQYAPWDPRGIQSETTEMIKNLAALGRKRMLNLTLIAQGIKGEIGINAAVRRNLNTHFFGRIHPLDAGGEGGASEWLSPYDITSDQLLQLKPGRFYFSGAMNVSPVPLLITYKIE; via the coding sequence TTGAAATTTATTGGTAGAATAGCTGATGGTTCTACAGAAACCTCTGCTAGAGTTATTTTATTAAAAAATTTAGAAAGGGAAATAACTGCTGAAAATCTTGTTCTTATTAAGAATGGTGGAGATGAAAAACCGTCAAATCAATTATTGGGCGTTCTTAGAGGTGGATTGGGTAAAAACGAATTTCTTAGTCATACATCTTATAGGCCTGATGTTGCATATATGAAATATGGTGGAGAACCATCTGGTGCTAGAGAAGTTTTTTCTTTCTTAATTAAACCAATAGGTGCTATTACTGAAAATGGAATAGAGCCAAATTTATCTATAATTCAACCAAGGTCTCCAGTATACCTTTTAGAAGAAAAAGATAATCCTTTTCAATTAATGGTAAAAGGAGAAGATATTATTTGGACAGATGCATACATAGAAGGACATGAATCTTGGAAAGTACCAATAAAGAAATTTTTTATTCCTTATCATGTAGGTGTTTATGGGAGTACTGGTAGCGGTAAATCTTGGTTTACACGTTATATACTTATACCATTATACATCAAATCTGGATATAAAGTACTTGTATTAGATTGGAGTGGTACTGACTATGCACCTTATTACCAAAATTCAGATAATGCTGAAGTTATAAAAATTACTGATATAGCTTTAGATGAAGAATCGATTTTAAGTTATTTTGATGATAAAACTAATGGTTTTGGAAGGAATGAGAATGTTAAAGATGGTTTTGATTCATTTATTGAAGGATGGATTGAAAAAATAAAAAATGCTATTGAAATTTCAAAAAAAGAAGGAGGAGATCCTGCTGAAATTTTATATAAACAACTTAAGAAACAAGTTAATGAAACTATTTCTAGTATGAGAAGAGAAGATTGGAAAAGTTCTGCTGAAAGAGCTAATAAAAGAGTATTTAGAAGATTTAAACCTCAAGATTTAAAACCAATAATGGGAACAATAAGTATAGAAGAAGTTATAAAAAAATTTGAAAATAAAAATTTAATCATTATAGATATGGGGGGAATTTTAACAGAGGCTAAACTTGGTTTTTTCCTTTCTCTCTCTAGATATCTTTATGGCTTAATGGAAATTGGAAAAAATTTAATGATAAGTTTAATAATGGATGAAGCTCCTCAATACGCTCCTTGGGACCCAAGAGGCATTCAAAGTGAAACAACTGAAATGATAAAAAATTTAGCTGCTTTAGGAAGGAAAAGAATGCTTAATTTAACTCTTATAGCTCAAGGAATAAAAGGGGAAATTGGGATAAATGCAGCTGTAAGAAGAAATTTAAATACTCATTTCTTTGGAAGGATACATCCATTAGATGCTGGAGGGGAAGGTGGGGCTTCAGAATGGCTATCACCTTATGATATAACATCTGATCAATTGTTACAACTTAAACCTGGAAGATTCTATTTCTCAGGAGCTATGAATGTATCACCAGTTCCATTACTTATAACATATAAAATTGAGTGA
- a CDS encoding DNA double-strand break repair nuclease NurA yields the protein MAEELIEWIKLPQDLQHRFFELTEQEANRLVEDIQKMDLQLKELSKELRPYIHEIPISDKTSIVAAIDGSRSPRLSERLGIRYGVFSVGAIFLKGIEKRKENFRAGVFKRKQALSPDKSKFSFDLLSTYAERKMALEALENCDLLILDGSFYGFVYSAYLIKKSGLHSDYEDKVLKEVFEATELLRKSGKVIGVIKRSHTRAIGGYLAVKDRKNPFTTIIDKLILSIFMPKKTFFNYQELIGDKLVQIYTRYATLASIGWSEGDLMEEAERRTFMPFEILELDKEGFKKMKRVQVRFYEGMPPCEIEYPPSLNEDKLLEIFGQENFFNEATNLPLALDLVDNMVSLPSRFTEEFTSEVEGRVLEMIIKNQGDQEIVKTFFTLLNPQKQY from the coding sequence ATGGCTGAAGAATTAATAGAATGGATTAAGCTTCCGCAAGATCTTCAGCATCGCTTCTTTGAATTAACTGAGCAAGAAGCAAATAGATTGGTAGAAGATATTCAAAAAATGGACCTGCAGCTTAAAGAATTAAGTAAAGAACTTAGACCATACATTCATGAAATTCCAATATCAGATAAAACTTCAATTGTTGCTGCTATTGATGGTTCAAGATCTCCAAGATTAAGTGAAAGACTTGGAATAAGATATGGTGTATTTTCAGTTGGTGCAATTTTTTTAAAAGGCATTGAGAAAAGGAAGGAAAATTTTAGAGCTGGTGTTTTTAAAAGAAAACAAGCACTGTCGCCAGATAAAAGTAAATTTTCTTTTGATTTATTATCAACTTATGCTGAAAGGAAAATGGCTTTAGAAGCTTTAGAAAATTGTGATTTGTTAATCTTAGATGGAAGTTTCTATGGTTTTGTGTATAGTGCATATTTAATAAAAAAGTCAGGATTGCATAGTGATTATGAAGATAAAGTTTTAAAGGAAGTTTTTGAAGCAACAGAATTATTAAGAAAAAGTGGAAAAGTAATAGGTGTGATAAAAAGAAGTCATACTAGAGCAATAGGTGGATATCTTGCAGTAAAAGATAGAAAAAACCCATTTACAACAATAATAGATAAACTTATACTTTCCATATTTATGCCTAAGAAAACTTTCTTTAACTATCAAGAACTTATAGGTGATAAACTAGTTCAAATATATACACGTTACGCAACTTTAGCATCTATAGGTTGGTCTGAAGGTGACTTAATGGAAGAAGCTGAGAGAAGAACCTTTATGCCATTTGAAATTCTAGAGCTTGATAAAGAAGGATTTAAAAAAATGAAAAGGGTTCAGGTTAGATTTTATGAAGGTATGCCACCATGTGAAATTGAATATCCGCCTTCTTTAAATGAAGATAAGCTTTTAGAAATATTTGGACAAGAAAATTTCTTTAATGAAGCTACAAATTTACCTCTAGCTTTAGATTTGGTAGATAACATGGTAAGTTTGCCATCAAGATTTACTGAAGAATTTACTTCAGAAGTTGAAGGAAGAGTTTTGGAAATGATAATTAAAAATCAAGGTGATCAAGAAATAGTAAAAACTTTCTTTACACTATTAAATCCACAAAAGCAATATTGA
- a CDS encoding uroporphyrinogen decarboxylase family protein: MNHKERVLTAINLEEPDRIPISPSGFHKIVLEKLFRYFNVNEMIELYKKLDLDAIIISIADGMITYPKNFTPKKLQDGSLINEWNARYIIPPDRDHIFIEHPIKNLEDFDKYSFPDPYDYYRFIEIEEIVNKYSEEYAIVASIDFGLFEKACLLRGISSFLMDLYKNPNFVEKLLNKLAEFDSKLINEVCKYDIDIFFGSDDLGTQHSLFISPEIFRKFFKERWRKLLEIPRNKNIPIMFHSDGNIEKIIPDLIDIGVNILNPVQPRALNPKIVKEKYGEKIAQWGTIDIQYTLPFGTINDIMNEVLNRIKDVGYNGGLILAPTHTILPDVPIENYLAFVKIAKKYGIYPIRA, encoded by the coding sequence ATGAATCATAAAGAAAGAGTTTTAACTGCAATAAATCTAGAAGAACCTGATCGTATTCCGATTTCTCCATCAGGTTTTCATAAAATAGTTTTAGAAAAACTATTCAGATATTTTAATGTAAACGAAATGATCGAACTTTATAAGAAACTAGATTTGGATGCTATTATTATTTCAATAGCTGATGGAATGATAACTTATCCTAAAAATTTTACTCCAAAAAAACTTCAAGATGGATCATTAATTAATGAATGGAATGCAAGATACATTATTCCACCGGATAGAGACCATATTTTTATAGAACATCCAATAAAGAATTTAGAAGATTTTGATAAATATTCTTTTCCTGATCCTTATGATTATTATAGATTTATTGAAATAGAAGAAATAGTAAATAAATATAGTGAAGAGTATGCTATAGTTGCTTCTATAGATTTTGGCTTATTTGAAAAAGCATGCTTGTTACGAGGTATTTCATCCTTCCTCATGGATTTGTATAAAAATCCAAATTTTGTTGAAAAATTACTTAACAAATTAGCAGAATTTGATAGCAAATTAATCAATGAAGTATGCAAATATGATATAGATATATTCTTTGGTAGCGATGATTTAGGGACTCAGCATTCATTATTTATCTCTCCAGAAATATTTAGAAAATTTTTTAAAGAGAGATGGAGAAAATTGCTTGAAATCCCAAGAAATAAAAACATACCAATCATGTTTCACTCAGATGGCAATATTGAAAAAATAATTCCAGATCTTATTGATATAGGTGTAAACATCCTTAATCCAGTTCAACCAAGAGCTTTAAATCCAAAAATTGTTAAAGAGAAATATGGTGAAAAAATTGCTCAATGGGGAACAATAGATATTCAATATACTCTTCCATTTGGAACAATTAATGATATAATGAATGAGGTATTAAATAGAATTAAAGATGTAGGTTATAATGGTGGCTTAATTCTTGCTCCAACACATACAATTCTTCCAGATGTGCCAATTGAAAATTATTTAGCTTTTGTTAAAATTGCAAAGAAATATGGCATTTATCCTATAAGAGCATAA
- a CDS encoding zinc dependent phospholipase C family protein has protein sequence MPKYATHMLVMDKTTEKLLKSQFADASALKNRRDIAVVGAIGPDLFFWATDYELCKVLKDIFEAWDYIVGIYNDTIGKIVKAIEELGEAVEGAIEKVLPHTVEMIEVLINECRETSDLFKKVVSQGALAALLGIDDLIGDMADVPTATHRIFDMFKPPLQDGKDETKWYWFDMLHYRYTGLFLNNLIENARTEAQKAYAYGYATHIATDLIGHGYVNQIVGGPYRTQVQRHSLVEYFIDAWVFREYYGGDVSLELLEKMNLPESLPDDVVDLIYNAFIKTYSDKKHPQLLSGGFLTKEQIKETYKLFKRVTELMEVKIEKPKEPFSNVMEILQEALEGFEPPPPPPSEEGDICWEALLLGLTEGSRECWEKIAETIADYLEWLGDLLEWTFETLLDLFDFILTALTAIPVSILIAILYGIQLLLYNILNSLREALAFSALAYPPLETLDSTGGLYLVHPYHCEFPKKPYPQIHSCSQNCLQCPSKGSEKPLTIPSLYNEDATPKSFIEEIPLNLKYLDMYAKAKTPEETRKLYLIITGVAAPGMQEWRKIGNAIDLSVWMISNSKDPLIATNWNLDSDRGYAYKHWKGILPTRDPENEVIGEAYLEEYI, from the coding sequence ATGCCTAAATATGCAACTCATATGTTAGTAATGGATAAAACTACTGAAAAACTACTAAAAAGTCAATTTGCAGATGCTTCAGCTCTTAAAAATAGAAGGGATATAGCTGTTGTTGGAGCTATAGGTCCAGATTTATTTTTTTGGGCTACAGATTATGAATTATGTAAAGTTCTTAAAGATATATTCGAAGCATGGGATTACATAGTAGGTATATATAACGATACTATAGGAAAAATAGTAAAAGCTATAGAAGAATTAGGGGAAGCTGTAGAAGGGGCTATAGAAAAAGTTTTGCCTCATACTGTTGAAATGATTGAAGTATTGATTAATGAATGTAGAGAAACATCTGATCTATTTAAAAAAGTTGTAAGTCAAGGTGCTTTAGCAGCACTTTTAGGTATTGATGATCTTATAGGAGATATGGCAGATGTTCCTACAGCAACTCATAGAATATTTGATATGTTCAAACCTCCTTTACAAGATGGGAAAGATGAAACAAAATGGTATTGGTTTGATATGCTCCATTATAGATATACCGGGCTTTTTCTAAATAATTTGATTGAAAATGCTAGAACTGAAGCACAAAAAGCTTATGCATATGGATATGCAACACATATAGCAACAGATTTAATAGGTCATGGATATGTAAATCAAATAGTTGGTGGACCATATAGAACGCAAGTTCAAAGACATAGCTTAGTAGAATACTTTATAGATGCATGGGTTTTCAGAGAATATTATGGTGGAGATGTAAGTTTAGAACTTTTAGAGAAAATGAATCTTCCAGAAAGTCTCCCAGATGATGTTGTAGATCTTATATACAATGCATTTATTAAAACCTATTCTGATAAGAAACACCCACAATTATTAAGTGGGGGCTTTCTAACAAAAGAACAAATAAAGGAAACATACAAATTATTTAAGAGAGTTACAGAGCTTATGGAAGTAAAAATCGAAAAACCGAAAGAACCATTTTCAAATGTAATGGAAATATTGCAAGAAGCTTTAGAAGGATTTGAGCCTCCCCCACCTCCACCTAGTGAAGAGGGGGACATTTGTTGGGAAGCTTTATTATTAGGTCTTACAGAGGGATCAAGAGAATGCTGGGAAAAAATAGCTGAAACTATTGCAGATTATTTAGAGTGGTTAGGAGATTTACTTGAATGGACTTTTGAAACATTGCTTGATTTATTTGATTTTATTCTTACAGCTTTAACAGCTATTCCAGTTTCAATATTGATAGCAATACTTTATGGAATACAATTACTTTTATACAATATACTTAATAGTCTTAGAGAAGCACTTGCATTTAGTGCTCTTGCTTACCCGCCATTAGAAACATTAGATTCAACTGGAGGATTATATCTAGTTCACCCATACCATTGCGAATTTCCTAAAAAACCATATCCACAAATACATTCATGCTCACAAAATTGTCTTCAATGTCCTTCTAAAGGATCTGAAAAACCTCTTACAATACCATCTTTATATAATGAAGATGCTACTCCTAAAAGCTTTATAGAAGAAATACCTCTAAACTTAAAATATTTGGATATGTACGCAAAAGCTAAGACACCTGAAGAAACTAGAAAATTATATCTTATAATAACAGGTGTAGCAGCACCAGGAATGCAAGAATGGAGAAAAATAGGGAATGCTATAGATTTATCTGTATGGATGATATCAAATTCAAAAGATCCACTTATAGCTACAAATTGGAATTTAGATTCGGATAGAGGATATGCTTATAAGCATTGGAAAGGTATTCTTCCAACAAGAGATCCAGAAAATGAAGTAATAGGAGAAGCTTACTTAGAAGAATATATATAA
- a CDS encoding nucleoside monophosphate kinase: MKLIIFGPPGSGKGTYSMRLKDKFGLEKISTGDIFREAVKSGSELGKEVEKYLKSGQLVPDDVVIKVVKEKIKNLENFILDGYPRTVKQAKALDKIVKIDAIINIIASKEIIVEKLSGRRICSNPKCDGNYNIADIHRTIDGIEYILPPLLPKEDMKCDKCGSPLIQREDDKPEVIEERLNIYEQQSKPVLQYYKRKRKNKIPFIEVYMNRPPEIVVEKIIASLKERNIIK, encoded by the coding sequence ATGAAGTTAATAATTTTTGGTCCACCTGGATCTGGAAAAGGAACATATTCTATGCGTTTAAAAGATAAATTTGGATTGGAGAAAATTTCTACCGGAGATATTTTTAGAGAAGCTGTAAAATCTGGAAGCGAGCTTGGAAAAGAAGTTGAAAAATATTTAAAAAGTGGACAATTAGTTCCAGATGATGTAGTCATTAAAGTTGTAAAAGAAAAAATAAAAAACTTGGAAAATTTTATTTTAGATGGTTACCCCAGAACAGTTAAACAAGCAAAAGCTTTAGATAAAATAGTAAAAATTGATGCAATAATCAATATTATCGCTTCAAAAGAAATAATAGTAGAGAAATTATCAGGTAGAAGAATATGTTCAAATCCTAAATGTGATGGTAATTATAATATTGCCGATATACATAGAACAATAGATGGAATAGAATATATATTGCCTCCTTTACTTCCAAAAGAAGATATGAAATGTGATAAATGTGGCAGTCCTTTAATACAAAGAGAAGATGATAAACCTGAAGTAATTGAAGAAAGATTAAATATTTATGAACAACAATCTAAGCCAGTTTTACAATATTATAAAAGGAAAAGAAAAAACAAAATTCCATTCATTGAAGTTTATATGAATAGACCACCAGAAATAGTAGTAGAAAAAATAATAGCTAGTTTGAAAGAAAGAAATATAATAAAATAA
- a CDS encoding N-glycosylase/DNA lyase, whose protein sequence is MKELIEAINKLKNNKVKEIVDARIKEFKEIGNKSNIEIFKELCFCILTANFNAERSIKIQREIGDGFLTFPEVTLAKKLKDLGHRYYDVRAKYIVEARKYANSLKETINSFNDENKLREWLVENIKGLGYKEASHFLRNIGYTNFAILDFHIIDLLAKYGLIEKPKTLTKKKYLEIEKILKEIAEKLNMNLAELDLYLWYLSTGKILK, encoded by the coding sequence ATGAAAGAATTAATAGAAGCTATTAATAAACTAAAAAATAATAAAGTAAAAGAAATAGTGGATGCTCGTATTAAAGAATTTAAAGAGATTGGTAATAAATCAAATATTGAAATTTTTAAAGAACTTTGTTTTTGTATTTTAACAGCAAATTTTAATGCTGAAAGAAGTATAAAAATTCAGAGAGAGATAGGAGATGGTTTTTTAACTTTTCCAGAAGTTACATTAGCAAAAAAATTAAAGGACCTTGGTCATCGATATTATGATGTTAGAGCAAAATATATTGTAGAAGCAAGAAAATATGCAAATTCATTAAAAGAAACTATTAATTCTTTTAATGATGAAAATAAATTAAGAGAATGGTTAGTTGAGAATATAAAAGGATTAGGATATAAGGAAGCAAGTCATTTTCTTAGAAATATAGGATATACTAATTTTGCGATTTTAGATTTTCATATAATTGATCTATTAGCAAAATATGGTTTAATTGAAAAACCAAAAACATTAACAAAGAAAAAATATTTAGAAATTGAGAAAATTTTAAAAGAAATTGCAGAAAAATTAAATATGAATTTAGCAGAATTAGATTTATATCTTTGGTACTTATCAACTGGAAAAATACTGAAATGA
- a CDS encoding DUF1122 family protein — MLEEMIKKLAEGIKINNFIIYAKKISKGRFLEEENLDLYIKREKLENHLLYVKVFYGRKPYYKPWIEIFGINAQINLGEEIINYFDSIFEYELLSFFSNFLDKGGKIFIEYYADEETRKQLAAGFPPSVTRLGYKLFNLGFTYFKDWYFPEGFMEGEQKLQAEKPINDEEKKRQIKQIKYETKEFLEKVSSLNKYESYIIKSIERAKIILSKKINDN, encoded by the coding sequence ATGTTAGAAGAAATGATTAAGAAATTAGCTGAAGGAATTAAAATAAATAATTTTATAATTTATGCAAAGAAAATTTCAAAAGGTAGATTTTTAGAAGAAGAAAATTTAGATTTATATATAAAAAGAGAAAAATTGGAAAATCATCTTTTATATGTTAAAGTTTTCTATGGTAGAAAGCCATACTATAAACCTTGGATAGAAATCTTTGGTATAAATGCTCAAATAAATTTGGGAGAAGAAATCATTAATTATTTTGATTCTATTTTTGAATATGAATTATTATCGTTTTTCTCTAATTTTCTTGATAAAGGAGGAAAAATTTTCATTGAATATTATGCTGATGAAGAAACTAGAAAACAACTTGCAGCAGGTTTTCCACCATCTGTAACTCGTTTAGGTTATAAGTTATTTAATTTAGGATTTACTTATTTTAAAGATTGGTATTTTCCTGAAGGTTTTATGGAAGGAGAGCAAAAACTTCAAGCTGAGAAACCAATAAATGATGAAGAAAAGAAACGCCAAATAAAACAAATTAAATATGAGACCAAAGAATTTCTTGAAAAAGTAAGTAGTTTAAATAAGTACGAATCTTATATAATCAAATCGATAGAAAGAGCAAAAATTATCCTTAGTAAAAAAATTAATGATAATTAA